Proteins encoded together in one bacterium window:
- the rpsU gene encoding 30S ribosomal protein S21 has protein sequence MPAVQVRDEESFENALRRFKRKCEKSGILTELKKRQYFEKPSVKRKRKAMQARKKELRRMAEERRLGLR, from the coding sequence TTGCCAGCGGTTCAAGTACGAGACGAAGAGAGCTTCGAGAACGCGCTCAGGCGCTTCAAGCGCAAGTGCGAGAAATCGGGCATCCTGACCGAGCTCAAGAAGCGACAGTACTTCGAAAAGCCTTCGGTCAAGAGAAAGCGGAAGGCGATGCAAGCCCGCAAGAAGGAGCTCCGCAGAATGGCCGAGGAGCGGCGCCTGGGGCTGCGCTAG